A single genomic interval of Lathyrus oleraceus cultivar Zhongwan6 chromosome 7, CAAS_Psat_ZW6_1.0, whole genome shotgun sequence harbors:
- the LOC127106394 gene encoding disease resistance response protein 206 precursor gives MGSKLLVLFVFVMLFALSSAIPNKRKPYKPCKNLVFYFHDILYNGKNAANATSAIVAAPEGVSLTKLAPQSHFGNIIVFDDPITLSHSLSSKQVGRAQGFYIYDTKNTYTSWLSFTFVLNSTHHQGTITFAGADPIVAKTRDISVTGGTGDFFMHRGIATITTDAFEGEAYFRLGVYIKFFECW, from the coding sequence ATGGGTTCCAAACTTCTAGTACTATTTGTTTTTGTGATGTTGTTTGCTTTAAGTTCAGCAATTCCAAACAAGAGAAAGCCATATAAACCATGCAAAAACCTAGTCTTTTATTTTCATGACATACTTTACAATGGAAAGAATGCAGCAAATGCAACATCAGCAATAGTAGCAGCTCCAGAAGGTGTTAGTTTAACTAAATTGGCACCTCAATCCCACTTTGGTAACATAATAGTTTTTGATGACCCTATCACATTAAGCCATAGCCTTTCTTCAAAACAAGTTGGAAGAGCACAAGGGTTTTATATTTATgataccaaaaacacatacactTCTTGGCTTAGTTTCACATTTGTTCTTAATAGCACTCATCATCAAGGAACCATTACTTTTGCTGGAGCTGACCCAATTGTCGCCAAAACTAGAGATATTTCTGTCACTGGTGGTACTGGAGATTTCTTTATGCATAGAGGAATTGCTACTATTACCACTGATGCCTTTGAAGGCGAGGCTTATTTTCGACTTGGTGTTTATATCAAGTTCTTTGAGTGTTGGTAA